In the genome of Triticum urartu cultivar G1812 chromosome 5, Tu2.1, whole genome shotgun sequence, one region contains:
- the LOC125509511 gene encoding uncharacterized protein LOC125509511 isoform X1 yields METAQERELLQRLPLQLQGWPFHAMPPSFDAGSGGSGSSSMSSDSFLLGWEPPFGGCFGLADAQLHDLFPLCMMEPLPLSPAATSTAAGLPSEQQGPAPAAMPNGELGDLLLNFWDAGDASERPVAINSGCVAPQQHEKSSQSSAATATNSFLYDEDDLLGSIFSKRPTMAEEPPVLLLAPAEAEPLLSTSSSSSCHAGPPASGAGGARPQDATATAVPSGARAPPLPRCSSSSLKRATPEAAAESASAEAECSQSGGKRRRAASGSVLCPFAVLKPDGLDGGATLADINARILMRPARPVRHPVGEYACAPRVLAADAPGISGRAVSGFTRLHTPGRGTITIMRTRG; encoded by the exons ATGGAGACAGCGCAGGAAAGAGAGCTGCTGCAGCGGCTGCCGCTGCAGCTGCAGGGGTGGCCTTTCCACGCCATGCCGCCCAGCTTCGACgccggcagcggcggcagcggcagcagcagcatgAGCAGCGACTCCTTCCTGCTCGGCTGGGAGCCGCCGTTCGGCGGCTGCTTCGGCCTCGCCGACGCGCAGCTCCACGACCTCTTCCCGCTCT GCATGATGGAGCCGCTCCCGCTGTCGCCGGCCGCGACGTCCACGGCGGCGGGCCTCCCGTCGGAGCAGCAGGGCCCGGCGCCGGCGGCAATGCCCAACGGGGAGCTCGGCGACCTCCTGCTG AATTTCTGGGACGCCGGTGATGCCAGCGAGCGGCCGGTCGCAATCAATTCAGGCTGCGTGGCACCGCAGCAGCACGAGAAGAGCAGCCAGAGCAGCGCTGCCACCGCCACGAACTCTTTCCTCT ATGATGAGGACGATCTTTTGGGCTCCATTTTCTCCAAGAGGCCCACCATGGCAGAAGAACCGCCCGTGCTCCTCCTCGCCCCGGCGGAGGCGGAGCCCCTCCTCagcacctcctcctcctccagctgCCACGCGGGCCCACCCGCCAGCGGCGCCGGCGGGGCCCGGCCGCAGgacgccaccgccaccgccgtgCCAAGTGGCGCGCGGGCCCCGCCGCTCCCCCGCTGCTCCTCCTCGTCGCTCAAACGCGCGACACCGGAAG CAGCGGCGGAGTCGGCGTCGGCGGAGGCGGAGTGCAGCCAGAGCGGCGGCAAGCGGCGGAGGGCGGCGTCGGGAAGCGTGCTGTGCCCGTTCGCGGTGCTGAAGCCCGACGGGCTGGACGGCGGCGCGACGCTGGCGGACATCAACGCGCGCATCCTCATGCGGCCGGCGCGGCCCGTGCGGCACCCCGTCGGCGAGTACGCGTGCGCGCCGCGCGTGCTGGCGGCCGACGCGCCGGGCATCTCCGGCAGGGCCGTCTCGGGGTTCACGCGGCTGCACACCCCCGGCCGCGGCACCATCACCATCATGAGGACGCGAGGCTGA
- the LOC125509511 gene encoding uncharacterized protein LOC125509511 isoform X2 yields the protein METAQERELLQRLPLQLQGWPFHAMPPSFDAGSGGSGSSSMSSDSFLLGWEPPFGGCFGLADAQLHDLFPLCMMEPLPLSPAATSTAAGLPSEQQGPAPAAMPNGELGDLLLNFWDAGDASERPVAINSGCVAPQQHEKSSQSSAATATNSFLYDEDDLLGSIFSKRPTMAEEPPVLLLAPAEAEPLLSTSSSSSCHAGPPASGAGGARPQDATATAVPSGARAPPLPRCSSSSLKRATPEAAESASAEAECSQSGGKRRRAASGSVLCPFAVLKPDGLDGGATLADINARILMRPARPVRHPVGEYACAPRVLAADAPGISGRAVSGFTRLHTPGRGTITIMRTRG from the exons ATGGAGACAGCGCAGGAAAGAGAGCTGCTGCAGCGGCTGCCGCTGCAGCTGCAGGGGTGGCCTTTCCACGCCATGCCGCCCAGCTTCGACgccggcagcggcggcagcggcagcagcagcatgAGCAGCGACTCCTTCCTGCTCGGCTGGGAGCCGCCGTTCGGCGGCTGCTTCGGCCTCGCCGACGCGCAGCTCCACGACCTCTTCCCGCTCT GCATGATGGAGCCGCTCCCGCTGTCGCCGGCCGCGACGTCCACGGCGGCGGGCCTCCCGTCGGAGCAGCAGGGCCCGGCGCCGGCGGCAATGCCCAACGGGGAGCTCGGCGACCTCCTGCTG AATTTCTGGGACGCCGGTGATGCCAGCGAGCGGCCGGTCGCAATCAATTCAGGCTGCGTGGCACCGCAGCAGCACGAGAAGAGCAGCCAGAGCAGCGCTGCCACCGCCACGAACTCTTTCCTCT ATGATGAGGACGATCTTTTGGGCTCCATTTTCTCCAAGAGGCCCACCATGGCAGAAGAACCGCCCGTGCTCCTCCTCGCCCCGGCGGAGGCGGAGCCCCTCCTCagcacctcctcctcctccagctgCCACGCGGGCCCACCCGCCAGCGGCGCCGGCGGGGCCCGGCCGCAGgacgccaccgccaccgccgtgCCAAGTGGCGCGCGGGCCCCGCCGCTCCCCCGCTGCTCCTCCTCGTCGCTCAAACGCGCGACACCGGAAG CGGCGGAGTCGGCGTCGGCGGAGGCGGAGTGCAGCCAGAGCGGCGGCAAGCGGCGGAGGGCGGCGTCGGGAAGCGTGCTGTGCCCGTTCGCGGTGCTGAAGCCCGACGGGCTGGACGGCGGCGCGACGCTGGCGGACATCAACGCGCGCATCCTCATGCGGCCGGCGCGGCCCGTGCGGCACCCCGTCGGCGAGTACGCGTGCGCGCCGCGCGTGCTGGCGGCCGACGCGCCGGGCATCTCCGGCAGGGCCGTCTCGGGGTTCACGCGGCTGCACACCCCCGGCCGCGGCACCATCACCATCATGAGGACGCGAGGCTGA